A single genomic interval of Rhododendron vialii isolate Sample 1 chromosome 3a, ASM3025357v1 harbors:
- the LOC131319417 gene encoding putative kinase-like protein TMKL1, with the protein MATQHKLILIIVPTTFSLLLLILFFIIFLRRNRPKKNEPAQMEAGFESRHVGDAENEELIKFQCGEDLTVHDILDAPGEVIGKSSYGTLYRASLIRVNSVVVLRFLRPACTGGMNEVVRLIQVLGSIRHDNLVPLKAFYGGPRGEKLLVHPFFGCGNLAQFTRDENGNSHRWDIISKISIGIARGLDHLHTGLQKPIIHGNLKSKNLFLDWNYHPYVSDFGIHLLLNPTSGQEMLEVSASQGYKAPELIKMRDASEETDIYSLGVILLELLTGKEPINENPTPDEEFYLPNAMRNAILEHRITDLYHPDILLGQGIDQIPIIEEQILNFFQLAMACCSPSPSLRPHIKQVLGKLEEIGK; encoded by the exons ATGGCAACCCAACACAAGCTCATACTAATAATAGTCCccaccactttctctctcttactactcatcctcttcttcatcatcttcttgcGCCGAAacagacccaaaaaaaatgaaccagCTCAAATGGAAGCTGGGTTTGAGTCCAGACATGTAGGTGATGCGGAGAACGAAGAGTTAATTAAGTTTCAATGCGGTGAAGATCTAACGGTACACGACATACTGGACGCCCCCGGTGAGGTGATTGGGAAATCCAGCTATGGAACGCTGTACAGGGCGAGTTTGATAAGGGTTAACTCGGTTGTGGTGCTCAGGTTCTTGAGGCCGGCTTGTACTGGGGGGATGAATGAAGTGGTGCGCCTAATTCAGGTTCTGGGTTCGATTAGGCACGACAATTTGGTGCCTTTGAAGGCGTTTTATGGAGGGCCGAGGGGTGAGAAGCTTCTTGTTCATCCGTTCTTTGGTTGTGGCAACTTGGCCCAATTCACTAGAG ATGAAAATGGCAATTCTCACAGGTGGGACATCATAAGTAAGATATCGATCGGTATTGCCCGAGGGTTAGATCATCTTCACACTGGATTGCAAAAGCCCATAATCCACGGAAACCTCAAGTCGAAAAACCTCTTCTTGGATTGGAATTACCATCCGTATGTTTCAGATTTTGGCATACATCTCCTCTTGAATCCCACATCAGGGCAAGAAATGCTCGAAGTATCTGCAAGTCAGGGATATAAAGCCCCTGAGTTAATCAAAATGAGGGACGCAAGTGAAGAGACCGATATTTACAGCCTTGGAGTGATCTTACTAGAACTACTTACGGGAAAGGAACCGATAAATGAGAATCCAACCCCTGATGAGGAGTTTTATTTGCCAAACGCAATGAGAAATGCTATTCTTGAGCATCGAATTACGGACTTATACCATCCGGACATTCTTCTAGGGCAAGGCATTGATCAAATCCCGATTATTGAAGAACAGATCCTCAATTTCTTCCAGCTTGCAATGGCTTGTTGCTCGCCTTCGCCTTCTCTTAGGCCCCACATAAAGCAAGTGCTTGGGAAGCTTGAAGAAATTGGAAAGTAG
- the LOC131319126 gene encoding U-box domain-containing protein 35-like, with the protein MARNQKPEVGGLLRLPTPPSVTVNIAIKGNSKSKYVVDWALEKFIPEDMFLFKLIFVRPTITAVPTPVGSLLLSDVREDLVTAYRKEIEWQTDQKLLPYKKMCIRRKVDAEIVQIESDDVVEAISREVDQSSVNKLVIGASSRGMFSRRRNVSSEIAESIPKFCTVYAVAKGKLSALRPSVSETHGTIKEDSSEKSSSTNDSSIQNTSSHPEWTESTMVASYAHFRFPSLPTQRFCALSIVNQTLLHKKTNSTETIDLDIDGDDVVSSCPGNSDIGHPSGALSSCQNLETDTHSWISHQASISDGLPEFSSESQMNVEFELEKLRIELRHIRGMYAMAQSEAIDASRKVNDLHNRLREDSVKLEEINVKEVEAKELAIQERVKYEAAKKEAEYVKECAEREAAEKNEAENKALQEAKEKEKLENVLVGPLQQYQKFKWEDIVSATSSFSDNLKIGWGAYGTVYKCSLHHTTAAVKVLHSKEAHKNKQFQQELEVLSTIRHPHLLILLGACPDHGCLVYEYMENGSLEDRLFRKNNTPPIPWFQRYRIAWEIASALVFLHSTSPQPIIHRDLKPANILLDHNFVSKIGDVGLSKMLDSDSCSALLSTMCNETGPVGTLCYIDPEYQRTGLISTKSDVYAFGMVILQLVTGKSARALTHVVETAVDEGNLADVLDTEAGNWPYEETKQLALLGLRCAELRRKDRPSLRDEVLPALERLKEFADRARHVEISAPQAPPNHFICPILQDVMEDPCVAADGYTYDRKAIEIWLEDNDNSPMTNLPLPNKILIPNYTLLSAIMGWKSGKQ; encoded by the exons ATGGCCAGAAATCAAAAACCTGAAGTAGGAGGCTTACTTAGATTGCCTACTCCCCCATCTGTAACTGTCAACATAGCTATCAAAGGAAATAGCAAAAGCAAATATGTAGTCGATTGGGCGTTGGAGAAGTTCATCCCAGAGGACATGTTTTTGTTCAAGTTGATATTTGTTCGCCCTACGATAACTGCAGTTCCAACACCTG TTGGATCATTGCTCCTTTCAGATGTGCGAGAAGACCTAGTAACTGCTTATAGGAAAGAAATAGAATGGCAAACAGATCAAAAGCTTCTACCTTACAAAAAGATGTGTATTCGAAGAAAG GTAGATGCAGAAATTGTACAAATCGAATCAGATGATGTCGTAGAGGCCATATCAAGGGAAGTTGATCAGTCCTCTGTTAACAAGCTTGTTATAGGGGCTTCATCCCGTGGCATGTTTTCAAG ACGCCGAAATGTGTCCTCGGAAATTGCAGAATCCATTCCAAAGTTTTGTACAGTCTATGCTGTTGCAAAGGGGAAGTTGTCAGCTTTGCGACCCTCTGTTTCAGAAACACATGGAACCATTAAAGAAGACAGTAGCGAAAAAAGTAGCTCTACCAATGATTCGTCCATTCAAAATACCAGCTCACATCCAG AATGGACCGAAtcaaccatggttgcctcatacGCGCATTTCCGCTTTCCTTCACTTCCAACGCAGCGGTTTTGCGCTCTTTCGATTGTAAATCAGACCCTTCTGCATAAGAAAACAAACTCAACTGAAACCATTGACCTGGATATTGATGGCGATGATGTTGTGAGCTCTTGTCCTGGAAACTCAGATATTGGTCATCCAAGCGGCGCATTGTCTAGTTGCCAAAATTTGGAAACAGACACCCATTCGTGGATATCTCATCAAGCTTCCATATCAGATGGTCTTCCAGAGTTTTCATCTGAAAGCCAG ATGAATGTTGAATTTGAGCTAGAAAAACTGAGAATTGAACTCAGACATATTCGGGGAATGTATGCGATGGCTCAAAGTGAGGCAATTGATGCTTCTAGGAAG GTAAATGATCTTCACAATCGCCTAAGGGAAGACAGTGTTAAGCTTGAGGAGATAAATGTTAAGGAGGTGGAAGCGAAAGAATTGGCAATACAAGAGAGAGTGAAATATGAAGCTGCGAAAAAAGAGGCCGAGTATGTGAAGGAATGTGCTGAGAGAGAAGCTGCAGAAAAGAACGAAGCGGAGAATAAAGCCCTCCAAGAGgccaaagagaaagaaaaactagAGAATGTGCTGGTGGGGCCTCTGCAGCAGTACCAGAAGTTTAAATGGGAAGACATTGTGTCAGCTACCTCATCCTTCTCTGACAATCTTAAAATTGGATGGGGGGCATATGGAACTGTGTATAAGTGCAGTTTGCATCACACAACTGCAGCTGTGAAGGTCCTCCATTCTAAAGAGGCTcacaaaaacaagcaatttcAGCAGGAG CTTGAAGTCTTGAGCACAATTCGCCATCCGCATTTGCTAATTCTTCTTGGTGCGTGTCCTGATCATGGTTGCCTAGTTTACGAGTACATGGAGAACGGTAGTCTGGAGGACAGGTTGTTCAGAAAAAACAACACCCCTCCAATTCCATGGTTCCAGAGGTACAGAATCGCTTGGGAAATAGCCTCAGCGCTAGTCTTCCTCCACAGCACAAGCCCACAACCCATTATCCACCGCGATCTCAAACCTGCAAACATTTTGCTCGATCACAACTTTGTGAGCAAGATTGGCGATGTTGGGCTTTCAAAAATGCTCGATTCCGACTCTTGTTCTGCTTTATTATCCACCATGTGCAATGAAACAGGGCCCGTGGGGACACTTTGTTATATAGATCCGGAGTACCAGAGGACAGGATTGATTTCTACAAAATCCGACGTTTATGCGTTTGGAATGGTGATTCTGCAGTTGGTGACTGGAAAATCTGCAAGAGCACTAACCCATGTGGTGGAAACGGCAGTTGATGAGGGGAATTTGGCAGATGTGTTGGATACTGAGGCTGGAAACTGGCCATATGAAGAGACAAAGCAATTAGCTCTGTTGGGATTGCGATGTGCTGAGCTTCGGCGCAAAGATAGGCCTAGTTTGAGAGACGAAGTACTTCCTGCATTGGAGAGATTGAAAGAGTTTGCAGATAGGGCTAGACATGTTGAAATCAGTGCTCCACAGGCTCCTCCTAACCACTTCATTTGCCCAATCCTTCAG GATGTAATGGAAGACCCTTGCGTCGCTGCTGATGGGTATACGTACGATCGCAAAGCTATAGAGATATGGCTCGAGGATAATGATAATTCTCCAATGACGAATTTGCCGTTGCCGAATAAGATTTTGATACCAAATTATACACTTCTTTCTGCCATTATGGGGTGGAAATCAGGAAAACAATGA